In one window of Ovis aries strain OAR_USU_Benz2616 breed Rambouillet chromosome 5, ARS-UI_Ramb_v3.0, whole genome shotgun sequence DNA:
- the LOC101102726 gene encoding protocadherin beta-17-like, which yields METPLPKVTQKRQVTAIIILLLLWEAGGQIIKYSVLEERDSGSFVANLAKDLGLGLGELVSRGARILFKGNKQHLQIEQKSGNLILKEKLDREDLCGDTDPCILHFQVLLKNPVQFIQGELQLQDVNDHAPEFLENEILLKISESSHPGSAYPLKIAQDLDVGSNTVQNYTISSNFHFHLFTRNHSDGRKYPELVLDQELDREEQPELRLTLTAMDGGSPPKTGTSQVLIIVLDINDNAPEFAQQLYQVQVPENSPIGSLVITVSARDLDAGIYGELSYSFFQSSNQVIQAFEVNTVTGDIRLKKKLDFEEIRSYHIEIEASDGGGLSGKCTVAVEVMDVNDNAPELTISLLINDIPENTPDTVVAVFGISDSDTGNNGKMMCSIQDHLPFLLKLTIENFYTLVTEGALDREEKAEYNITITVTDMGIPRLKTEHNITVLVSDVNDNAPAFTQTSYTLWVRENNSPALHIGSVSATDTDAGANAQVTYSLLPLPDPLLPLASLVSINPDNGHLFALTSLDYEALRAFEFRVGATDRGSPALSSQALVRVLVADANDNAPFVLYPLQNASAPCTELVPRAAEPGYLVTKVVAVDGDAGQNAWLSYQLLKATEPGLFGVWAHNGEVRTARLLSERDAPKQRLVVLVKDNGEPPLSASVTLHVLLVDGFSQPYLPPPEAEAAAAAPADPLTVYLVVALASVSSLFLFSVLVFVAVRLCRRGGAGSAGRCPVPEGHFPGHLVDVSGTGTLSQSYQYEVCLTGGTGSGEFKFLKPIVPSLMSEGADVDTAENANFRNRLGFS from the coding sequence ATGGAGACACCGCTACCCAAAGTGACTCAGAAAAGGCAAGTGACCGCcattattattctattattattgTGGGAGGCGGGCGGTCAGATCATTAAGTATTCAGTTCTAGAAGAGAGGGACAGCGGTTCATTTGTAGCCAACCTAGCAAAAGATCTGGGGTTGGGCTTAGGGGAGCTGGTTTCTCGGGGCGCCCGGATTCTTTTCAAAGGGAATAAACAGCATTTGCAGATCGAGCAGAAGAGTGGGAATTTGATACTAAAAGAAAAACTGGACCGAGAAGATTTGTGCGGTGACACGGATCCATGTATACTGCATTTCCAGGTGTTACTGAAAAACCCGGTGCAGTTTATTCAAGGTGAATTACAGCTTCAAGATGTAAATGACCATGCCCCAGAATTCTTGGAAAATGAAATCCTCCTGAAAATATCAGAAAGCAGCCATCCAGGGTCTGCATATCCTTTGAAAATAGCTCAAGATTTAGACGTTGGTAGTAATACAGTACAGAACTACACAATTAGCTCCAACTTCCATTTCCACCTTTTTACTCGAAATCACAGCGATGGCAGAAAATACCCGGAGCTGGTGCTGGACCAAGAGCTGGACCGTGAGGAGCAGCCTGAGCTCAGGTTAACCCTCACAGCGATGGATGGTGGGTCACCGCCCAagactgggacttcccaggtccTCATCATAGTCCTGGACATAAATGACAACGCCCCTGAATTTGCTCAGCAGCTCTACCAGGTGCAGGTCCCAGAAAACAGCCCTATAGGCTCCCTTGTCATCACTGTTTCTGCTAGAGATTTGGATGCTGGGATCTATGGCGAGCTCTCCTACTCATTTTTCCAATCCTCAAATCAAGTCATTCAGGCCTTCGAAGTAAACACAGTCACAGGGGATattcgattaaaaaaaaagttggattTTGAGGAAATTAGATCTTACCATATAGAAATTGAGGCCTCAGATGGCGGCGGTCTTTCAGGAAAATGCACTGTAGCCGTAGAAGTAATGGATGTAAACGACAACGCCCCTGAATTGACCATATCACTACTCATTAATGATATCCCAGAAAACACCCCTGACACTGTGGTCGCTGTTTTTGGAATTTCAGATTCAGATACTGGTAACAATGGAAAAATGATGTGTTCCATCCAAGACCATCTCCCTTTCCTACTGAAGCTCACGATAGAAAATTTTTACACTTTGGTAACAGAAGGCGCActggacagagaagaaaaagccGAGTACAACATCACTATCACGGTCACTGACATGGGGATCCCCAGACTGAAAACCGAGCACAACATAACCGTGCTGGTGTCCGACGTCAACGACAACGCCCCCGCCTTCACCCAGACCTCCTACACCCTGTGGGTCCGCGAGAACAACAGCCCCGCCCTGCACATCGGCAGCGTCAGCGCCACAGACACAGACGCCGGCGCCAACGCCCAGGTCACCTACTCGCTGCTGCCGCTCCCCGACCCGCTCCTGCCCCTCGCCTCCCTCGTGTCCATCAACCCCGACAACGGCCACCTCTTCGCCCTCACGTCCCTGGACTACGAGGCCCTGCGGGCCTTCGAGTTCCGCGTGGGCGCCACCGACCGCGGCTCGCCCGCGCTCAGCAGCCAGGCGCTGGTGCGCGTGCTCGTGGCGGACGCCAACGACAACGCGCCCTTCGTGCTCTACCCGCTGCAGAACGCCTCGGCGCCCTGCACCGAGCTGGTGCCCAGGGCGGCCGAGCCGGGCTACCTGGTGACCAAGGTGGTGGCGGTGGACGGCGACGCGGGCCAGAACGCCTGGCTGTCGTACCAGCTGCTCAAGGCCACGGAGCCCGGGCTGTTCGGCGTGTGGGCGCACAACGGCGAGGTGCGCACGGCGCGGCTGCTGAGCGAGCGCGACGCGCCCAAGCAGCGGCTGGTGGTGCTGGTCAAGGACAACGGCGAGCCGCCGCTGTCGGCCAGCGTCACGCTGCACGTGCTGCTGGTGGACGGCTTCTCGCAGCCCTACCTGCCGCCGCCGGAAGCGGAAGCGGCGGCCGCGGCGCCGGCCGACCCGCTCACCGTCTACCTGGTGGTGGCCTTGGCGTCGGTGTCGTCGCTCTTCCTCTTCTCGGTGCTGGTGTTCGTGGCGGTGCGGCTGtgcaggaggggcggggcgggctcGGCGGGTCGCTGCCCGGTGCCCGAGGGCCACTTCCCGGGCCACCTGGTGGACGTCAGCGGCACGGGGACCCTGTCGCAGAGCTACCAGTACGAGGTGTGTCTGACTGGAGGTACTGGGTCCGGCGAATTCAAATTTCTCAAACCTATTGTCCCCAGCCTCATGAGTGAAGGAGCTGATGTGGACACCGCGGAAAACGCTAACTTTAGAAATCGTTTGGGGTTCAGTTAG
- the LOC101102480 gene encoding protocadherin beta-5 yields METAPAKTLQKRQVLFLAILFLLWEAGSEEIRYSMPEETESGSFVANLAKDLGLRVGELATRGARIHYKGNKQLLQLDITTGNLLLYEKLDREVLCRATDPCILHFQLLLENPVQIIQADLQLTDINDHSPEFLEREMLLKIPESVQTGTVFPLKIAQDFDIGSNTVQNYTISPNSHFHVVTHHRGDGKKYPELVLDKALDREQQPELSLTLTALDGGAPPRSGATTVRIEVVDINDNAPEFLQSVYEVQIPENSPLNSLVVAVSARDLDAGTYGKVAYALFQGDEVTQPFVIDETTGEISLKRALDFEATRFYNVEIAATDGGGLSGKCTVAIEVVDVNDNAPELTMSRLISSIPENSPETVVAVFSVSDPDSGENERPLDREERAEYNITITVTDMGTPRLKTEHNITVLVSDVNDNAPAFTQTSYTLWVRENNSPALHIGSVSATDSDAGANAQVTYSLLPPPDPLLPLASLVSINPDNGHLFALTSLDYEALRAFEFRVGATDRGSPALSSQALVRVLVADANDNAPFVLYPLQNASAPCTELVPRAAEPGYLVTKVVAVDGDAGQNAWLSYQLLKATEPGLFGVWAHNGEVRTARLLSERDAPKQRLVVLVKDNGEPPLSASVTLHVLLVDGFSQPYLPPPEAEAAAAAPADPLTVYLVVALASVSSLFLFSVLVFVAVRLCRRGGAGSAGRCPVPEGHFPGHLVDVSGTGTLSQSYQYEVCLTGGTGTGEFKCLKPILPTFPLQDTVREIKENPTLRNSFLFN; encoded by the exons ATGGAGACAGCGCCAGCAAAAACGCTACAAAAAAGGCAAGTTCTCTTTCTTGCTATATTGTTCCTTTTGTGGGAGGCTGGCTCTGAAGAAATTAGATATTCCATGccagaagaaacagaaagtggGTCTTTTGTGGCCAACCTGGCAAAAGACCTGGGTCTCAGGGTGGGGGAACTAGCCACGCGGGGCGCGCGAATCCATTACAAAGGAAACAAACAGCTCTTGCAGCTGGATATAACGACCGGGAATTTGCTTCTATATGAAAAACTAGACCGGGAAGTATTGTGCCGGGCAACAGATCCCTGTATACTGCATTTCCAACTATTACTGGAAAACCCGGTGCAAATTATTCAGGCTGATCTACAGCTCACAGATATAAATGACCATTCCCCAGAGTTCCTAGAGAGAGAAATGCTTCTAAAAATCCCAGAGAGCGTCCAGACAGGGACTGTGTTTCCTTTGAAAATAGCTCAGGACTTTGACATAGGTAGCAACACGGTTCAAAACTACACAATCAGCCCCAACTCCCATTTTCATGTTGTCACTCATCATCGTGGAGATGGCAAAAAATACCCAGAGCTGGTGCTGGACAAAGCACTGGATCGGGAGCAGCAGCCTGAGCTCAGTTTAACCCTCACCGCGCTGGATGGGGGGGCTCCGCCCAGATCTGGGGCCACTACAGTCCGCATCGAAGTCGTGGACATTAATGACAATGCCCCAGAGTTTTTACAGTCCGTCTATGAGGTACAGATTCCAGAGAACAGTCCCCTAAACTCCTTAGTTGTCGCTGTCTCTGCCCGAGATTTAGATGCAGGAACATATGGGAAAGTAGCCTATGCTCTGTTCCAAGGAGATGAAGTTACTCAACCATTTGTAATAGACGAAACAACAGGAGAAATTAGTCTGAAAAGGGCTTTGGATTTCGAGGCAACTCGATTTTATAACGTGGAGATTGCAGCCACAGACGGCGGAGGCCTTTCAGGAAAATGCACTGTGGCTATAGAGGTGGTGGATGTGAACGACAATGCCCCCGAACTGACCATGTCAAGACTCATCAGCTCTATCCCAGAAAACTCCCCAGAGACTGTGGTGGctgttttcagtgtttctgaTCCAGATTCCGGGGAAAACG AGAGACCGCTAGACAGAGAGGAAAGAGCCGAGTACAACATCACCATCACAGTCACTGACATGGGAACCCCCAGACTGAAAACCGAGCACAACATAACCGTGCTGGTGTCCGACGTCAACGACAACGCCCCCGCCTTCACCCAGACCTCCTACACCCTGTGGGTCCGCGAGAACAACAGCCCCGCCCTGCACATCGGCAGCGTCAGCGCCACAGACTCAGACGCCGGCGCCAACGCCCAGGTCACCTACTCGCTGCTGCCGCCCCCCGACCCGCTCCTGCCCCTCGCCTCCCTCGTGTCCATCAACCCCGACAACGGCCACCTCTTCGCCCTCACGTCCCTGGACTACGAGGCCCTGCGGGCCTTCGAGTTCCGCGTGGGCGCCACCGACCGCGGCTCGCCCGCGCTCAGCAGCCAGGCGCTGGTGCGCGTGCTCGTGGCGGACGCCAACGACAACGCGCCCTTCGTGCTCTACCCGCTGCAGAACGCCTCGGCGCCCTGCACCGAGCTGGTGCCCAGGGCGGCCGAGCCGGGCTACCTGGTGACCAAGGTGGTGGCGGTGGACGGCGACGCGGGCCAGAACGCCTGGCTGTCGTACCAGCTGCTCAAGGCCACGGAGCCCGGGCTGTTCGGCGTGTGGGCGCACAACGGCGAGGTGCGCACGGCGCGGCTGCTGAGCGAGCGCGACGCGCCCAAGCAGCGGCTGGTGGTGCTGGTCAAGGACAACGGCGAGCCGCCGCTGTCGGCCAGCGTCACGCTGCACGTGCTGCTGGTGGACGGCTTCTCGCAGCCCTACCTGCCGCCGCCGGAAGCGGAAGCGGCGGCCGCGGCGCCGGCCGACCCGCTCACCGTCTACCTGGTGGTGGCCTTGGCGTCGGTGTCGTCGCTCTTCCTCTTCTCGGTGCTGGTGTTCGTGGCGGTGCGGCTGtgcaggaggggcggggcgggctcGGCGGGTCGCTGCCCGGTGCCCGAGGGCCACTTCCCGGGCCACCTCGTGGACGTCAGCGGCACGGGGACCCTGTCGCAGAGCTACCAGTACGAGGTGTGTCTGACGGGAGGTACCGGGACCGGGGAATTCAAGTGTCTGAAGCCGATTCTGCCCACCTTCCCTCTCCAGGATACTGTGAGGGAAATCAAGGAAAACCCCACCCTTCGGAATAGTTTCCTATTCAATTAA
- the LOC114114885 gene encoding protocadherin beta-6-like, with protein sequence MEMMQMKLHQNKRQVMIFITLILSWEAGSESIRYSVLEETDSGTFVANLTKDLGLRMGELAARGARVVFKGNRQHLRLDPDTCDLLLNDKLDREELCGSTEPCVLPFQVLLENPFQLFQAALVIRDVNDHAPEFPAREMQLKISEITIPGKVFPLKMAQDLDAGNNGLQSYIISSNPHFHVLTRNRKDGRKSPELVLDKALDREEHPELRLTLTALDGGSPPRSGTTEIQILVLDSNDNAPEFAQEFYEAEIPENSSLGSLVITVSARDLDAGSFGEVSYALFQVDDVNEPFEINANTGEIRLKKKLDFEEFQSYQVDIEATDGGGLSGKCSVVIKVLDVNDNTPQLTMSSLTSPIPENLPEILVAVFSVSDADSGHNQQVICSIHDNLPFVLRPSVENFYTLVTEGALDREERAEYNITITVTDMGTPRLKTEHNITVLVSDVNDNAPAFTQTSYTLWVRENNSPALHIGSVSATDTDAGANAQVTYSLLPPPDPLLPLASLVSINPDNGHLFALTSLDYEALRAFEFRVGATDRGSPALSSQALVRVLVADANDNAPFVLYPLQNASAPCTELVPRAAEPGYLVTKVVAVDGDAGQNAWLSYQLLKATEPGLFGVWAHNGEVRTARLLSERDAPKQRLVVLVKDNGEPPLSASVTLHVLLVDGFSQPYLPPPEAEAAAAAPADPLTVYLVVALASVSSLFLFSVLVFVAVRLCRRGGAGSAGRCPVPEGHFPGHLVDVSGTGTLSQSYQYEVCLTGDHRTGEFKFLKPIFPNLLVQDTEREIKESPNCRNSFVFS encoded by the coding sequence AtggaaatgatgcaaatgaaacTACATCAGAATAAAAGGCAAGTGATGATCTTCATTACATTGATTCTTTCGTGGGAGGCAGGTTCAGAATCGATTCGGTATTCTGTACTGGAAGAGACAGACAGTGGCACGTTTGTGGCCAACCTGACAAAAGACCTGGGACTCAGGATGGGAGAGCTGGCTGCCCGGGGCGCCCGAGTTGTTTTTAAGGGGAATAGACAGCATTTGCGGCTTGATCCAGACACCTGTGATTTGCTGCTGAATGATAAACTGGACCGGGAGGAGCTGTGCGGCTCCACTGAGCCCTGCGTACTACCCTTCCAAGTGTTACTGGAAAATCCCTTTCAGTTATTTCAGGCTGCCTTGGTAATTAGAGATGTGAATGACCACGCTCCAGAGTTCCCTGCTAGAGAAATGCAActaaaaatatcagaaattaCTATACCAGGTAAGGTATTTCCCTTGAAAATGGCACAAGATTTAGACGCTGGTAACAACGGCCTTCAGAGCTACATAATCAGCTCCAACCCTCACTTCCACGTTCTCACTAGAAACCGCAAGGACGGGAGGAAGTCCCCGGAGCTGGTACTGGACAAAGCGCTGGATCGTGAGGAGCACCCCGAGCTCAGGCTAACCCTCACAGCGCTGGACGGCGGGTCTCCACCTCGGTCTGGGACCACAGAGATTCAGATCCTGGTCTTGGATAGCAATGACAACGCCCCCGAGTTTGCTCAGGAGTTCTATGAGGCTGAAATCCCTGAAAATAGCTCCCTGGGCTCTCTGGTTATCACTGTCTCAGCGAGAGATTTAGACGCAGGATCATTTGGAGAGGTATCTTATGCCCTATTTCAAGTCGATGACGTTAACGAACCCTTCGAAATTAACGCAAATACAGGAGAAATTCGACTAAAAAAGAAATTGGATTTTGAAGAATTTCAATCATATCAGGTGGATATCGAGGCTACAGACGGTGGGGGACTATCAGGAAAATGCTCTGTAGTCATCAAGGTCCTGGATGTGAATGACAATACTCCTCAATTGACTATGTCCTCACTGACTAGCCCCATCCCTGAAAACCTGCCAGAGATCCTAGTGGCAGTTTTCAGTGTATCAGATGCTGATTCTGGACATAACCAACAGGTTATCTGTTCTATACATGACAATCTCCCCTTTGTTCTAAGACCGTCCGTTGAGAATTTCTACACGTTGGTAACAGAAGGGGCACTGGACAGGGAGGAAAGAGCCGAGTACAACATCACTATCACGGTCACTGACATGGGGACCCCCAGACTGAAAACCGAGCACAACATAACCGTGCTGGTGTCCGATGTCAACGACAACGCCCCCGCCTTCACCCAGACCTCCTACACCCTGTGGGTCCGCGAGAACAACAGCCCCGCCCTGCACATCGGCAGCGTCAGCGCCACAGACACAGACGCCGGCGCCAACGCCCAGGTCACCTACTCGCTGCTGCCGCCCCCCGACCCGCTCCTGCCCCTCGCCTCCCTCGTGTCCATCAACCCCGACAACGGCCACCTCTTCGCCCTCACGTCCCTGGACTACGAGGCCCTGCGGGCCTTCGAGTTCCGCGTGGGCGCCACCGACCGCGGCTCGCCCGCGCTCAGCAGCCAGGCGCTGGTGCGCGTGCTCGTGGCGGACGCCAACGACAACGCGCCCTTCGTGCTCTACCCGCTGCAGAACGCCTCGGCGCCCTGCACCGAGCTGGTGCCCAGGGCGGCCGAGCCGGGCTACCTGGTGACCAAGGTGGTGGCGGTGGACGGCGACGCGGGCCAGAACGCCTGGCTGTCGTACCAGCTGCTCAAGGCCACGGAGCCCGGGCTGTTCGGCGTGTGGGCGCACAACGGCGAGGTGCGCACGGCGCGGCTGCTGAGCGAGCGCGACGCGCCCAAGCAGCGGCTGGTGGTGCTGGTCAAGGACAACGGCGAGCCGCCGCTGTCGGCCAGCGTCACGCTGCACGTGCTGCTGGTGGACGGCTTCTCGCAGCCCTACCTGCCGCCGCCGGAAGCGGAAGCGGCGGCCGCGGCGCCGGCCGACCCGCTCACCGTCTACCTGGTGGTGGCCTTGGCGTCGGTGTCGTCGCTCTTCCTCTTCTCGGTGCTGGTGTTCGTGGCGGTGCGGCTGtgcaggaggggcggggcgggctcGGCGGGTCGCTGCCCGGTGCCCGAGGGCCACTTCCCGGGCCACCTGGTGGACGTCAGCGGCACGGGGACCCTGTCGCAGAGCTACCAGTACGAGGTGTGTCTGACGGGAGACCATAGAACTGGTGAGTTCAAATTCCTGAAGCCGATATTCCCTAACCTCTTGGTTCAGGACACTgagagagaaatcaaggaaagccCCAACTGTAGAAATAGTTTTGTATTCAGTTAA